The proteins below come from a single Chryseobacterium bernardetii genomic window:
- a CDS encoding dicarboxylate/amino acid:cation symporter, which yields MKEVLKNYSGILFLLLGITIGSIIGIIAPGLVEFIKPLGDIFLNLLFVSVVPLVFFAVSNSIASLEQQSKFGKIILIMALTFLFFILTAAIFTICAVYLFPVSGVSGSSDIIAEAANEDSWGNRIVSFFTVGEFTSLFSRQNMLALLIFAFMTGFAARKTGEAGHPFRVFIASGYEVMKELLLLVMKMAPVGLGAYFAYQVATLGPQLFGFYAKPLGLYYIAGIIYFLVFFSIYAFMANGRNGVKSFWTNAIYPTLTAISTCSSFATMPANLQAASKIGIPNSIANLVIPIGTTLHKNGSSMSSIIKIYVAFLIIGKDFFDPANLLLALGITVFVSIVAGGIPNGGYIGEMLMISVYKLPQEAIPAVMIIGTLVDPLATVLNSVGDIVAAMFVNRFVKVDK from the coding sequence ATGAAAGAGGTACTGAAAAACTATTCCGGAATCTTATTTTTACTTCTGGGAATCACTATTGGAAGCATTATAGGAATTATTGCTCCCGGCTTGGTGGAATTTATAAAGCCATTAGGAGATATATTTCTGAACCTTCTCTTTGTAAGTGTTGTACCTCTGGTATTCTTTGCAGTATCCAATTCTATTGCATCTTTAGAGCAACAGTCTAAATTTGGAAAGATCATTCTTATCATGGCACTTACCTTTCTGTTTTTTATTCTGACTGCTGCTATTTTTACGATCTGCGCCGTGTATCTGTTTCCGGTTTCCGGAGTTTCCGGAAGTTCTGATATAATTGCAGAAGCAGCGAATGAAGATAGCTGGGGAAACAGGATTGTAAGCTTCTTTACTGTGGGAGAATTTACATCGTTGTTTTCCAGACAGAATATGCTGGCACTCCTTATTTTTGCTTTTATGACTGGTTTTGCAGCCCGAAAAACAGGAGAAGCAGGGCACCCTTTCAGGGTATTTATAGCATCAGGATATGAAGTGATGAAAGAGCTGCTGTTATTGGTAATGAAGATGGCCCCGGTTGGTCTGGGAGCCTATTTTGCTTACCAGGTAGCTACATTAGGGCCACAGCTTTTTGGATTCTATGCTAAACCTTTAGGATTATATTATATTGCAGGAATTATTTATTTTCTTGTTTTCTTTTCTATATATGCGTTTATGGCAAATGGACGGAATGGAGTGAAGAGTTTCTGGACCAATGCCATTTACCCGACTCTTACTGCTATAAGTACCTGCAGCAGTTTTGCTACCATGCCCGCCAATTTACAGGCTGCATCCAAGATCGGAATTCCGAATTCTATCGCTAACCTTGTCATTCCCATTGGGACAACTCTGCATAAAAACGGTTCTTCGATGTCTTCAATTATTAAAATCTATGTTGCTTTTTTAATTATTGGAAAAGATTTTTTTGATCCTGCCAACTTACTTTTAGCATTGGGAATAACCGTTTTTGTAAGTATTGTGGCTGGTGGAATTCCTAATGGCGGATATATTGGAGAAATGCTGATGATCTCGGTGTATAAGTTACCTCAGGAAGCTATTCCGGCGGTTATGATTATCGGCACCCTGGTAGATCCTTTAGCTACGGTTTTAAATTCTGTGGGAGATATTGTAGCAGCCATGTTTGTGAACCGGTTTGTCAAGGTTGATAAATGA
- a CDS encoding DUF779 domain-containing protein — MKGKISRLSATEKALEVIRELEEKYGELMFYQAGGCCEGTQPQCFEKGGFFPRMNDAMIGTINGHEFWIDRDLFEYWKYSHFTLDVTDGFGPGGFSLETPLGKTFKVQYRLFSPEEYENLESVKRSE, encoded by the coding sequence ATGAAAGGGAAAATATCAAGACTTTCGGCAACAGAAAAAGCCCTGGAAGTCATCCGGGAACTTGAAGAAAAGTATGGTGAACTGATGTTTTACCAGGCAGGAGGCTGCTGTGAAGGTACCCAGCCGCAATGTTTTGAAAAAGGAGGATTTTTTCCAAGGATGAATGATGCTATGATAGGAACCATCAACGGGCATGAGTTCTGGATAGACCGTGATCTTTTTGAATACTGGAAATACTCTCATTTTACACTTGATGTGACGGACGGGTTCGGACCAGGAGGTTTCTCGTTAGAAACTCCTTTAGGTAAAACATTCAAAGTGCAATACAGACTTTTTAGCCCAGAAGAATACGAAAACCTTGAATCTGTAAAACGCAGCGAATAA
- a CDS encoding DnaJ C-terminal domain-containing protein: MAYIDYYKILGVDKSATQDDIKKAYRKLARKLHPDLNPDDKESERKFKELNEANEVLSNPENRAKYDKYGENWKHGEEYEKAQQQQRQYQQQHNYGGGFSGADFGEGEDFSDFFQNMFGGAGGFGRSSRGRASGKFKGQDVQAELTLNLRDAAVTHPQTFEINGKKVRITIPAGVYDGQKIKLKGHGNPGVNGGPNGDLYITFNIPIDPDFERIGDDLKTKVAIDLYTAVLGGDVKVNTLNGSVNLKVKPETQSGMTVRLKGKGFPVYKKESEHGDLFVTYEVKLPTNLTDKQKELFEQLKNS; encoded by the coding sequence ATGGCTTATATAGATTACTATAAAATTTTAGGTGTAGATAAAAGTGCAACCCAGGATGATATCAAAAAGGCTTACCGGAAATTGGCCAGAAAACTACATCCGGACCTTAATCCTGATGATAAAGAATCAGAAAGAAAATTCAAAGAGCTGAACGAAGCCAATGAAGTTCTCAGTAATCCGGAAAACCGGGCAAAGTATGATAAGTACGGAGAAAACTGGAAACATGGTGAAGAATACGAAAAAGCTCAACAACAGCAAAGACAATATCAGCAGCAACACAACTACGGTGGTGGTTTCTCCGGTGCAGACTTTGGTGAAGGCGAAGATTTTTCAGACTTCTTCCAGAATATGTTTGGCGGAGCCGGCGGATTTGGTAGAAGTTCAAGAGGCAGAGCTTCAGGAAAATTTAAAGGTCAGGATGTACAGGCAGAATTAACCCTGAATTTGAGAGATGCTGCAGTAACACATCCGCAGACTTTTGAAATCAATGGTAAAAAAGTAAGAATCACAATTCCTGCCGGAGTTTATGATGGGCAGAAGATCAAATTGAAAGGTCATGGAAACCCCGGAGTAAATGGCGGTCCAAACGGGGATCTCTACATCACATTTAATATTCCAATAGATCCTGATTTTGAAAGGATAGGAGATGATCTTAAAACAAAGGTTGCTATTGATCTGTATACCGCAGTTTTAGGCGGGGATGTAAAGGTAAATACCCTAAACGGAAGTGTTAACCTTAAAGTAAAACCGGAAACGCAAAGCGGTATGACGGTAAGGCTGAAAGGTAAAGGTTTTCCTGTCTATAAAAAAGAAAGCGAGCACGGCGATCTTTTTGTAACCTACGAAGTGAAGCTGCCCACTAACCTTACCGATAAGCAGAAAGAACTTTTTGAACAACTTAAAAATTCCTAG
- a CDS encoding chaperone modulator CbpM, producing the protein MNERISREELVRIYNIEITFFDELVDYGLLNIQIENDIHYLMYEDLPDLEKFANWHYDLEINLPGLEVIHNMLKKLDALKRRNRELMNKLSAISDQYEDI; encoded by the coding sequence ATGAATGAAAGAATATCACGGGAAGAACTCGTAAGAATATATAATATAGAAATCACTTTTTTTGATGAACTTGTAGATTATGGCCTGCTGAACATACAGATAGAAAATGATATTCATTATCTGATGTATGAAGATCTTCCGGATTTGGAAAAGTTTGCCAATTGGCATTATGACCTTGAAATTAATCTTCCTGGTTTGGAAGTGATTCATAATATGCTGAAGAAACTGGACGCTTTAAAACGGAGAAACAGAGAACTGATGAATAAACTTTCAGCAATCAGTGATCAATATGAGGATATTTAG
- a CDS encoding RagB/SusD family nutrient uptake outer membrane protein: MKKNIITISLAALTVFVSLTSCERNLDQISSVNEAEEQAMTRPESFRQALDGAYTAFKGTGYYTSDAGNQLIMGDLTTDNLIISDAGRNSNASASNFEFSSDNSQTTGLFSAAYAVVSRANFVLSYLNNGVLTGTQKDNVEAEARAIRAAAHFDILRAYSVIPTQNSTAQHQYGIYYSESFNPLNNNSSRSLSVDESYKKVINDLLFAADKITQNDADKGRFSKAAIYGLLSRVYLYKGEYANTVKYGQLALGLSPSVTTLDNFNRIWKENEGLAKITDGVLFQISNAAPERNTVGVAYNQLIDGQYRSEFVADYAFFNMFSNDDVRKTAYFTTALYNKKMYNHITKYAGNGGPVNIVPIKYLRTAEVLLNVAEASYRSGDEGTALTLLNQLRKERYTSFTPGTEAGKALLDAILKERRLELAFENDRWYTLKRLGLSVQRSGKGDIADGNGSKALVQTLDANSYLWQWPIPINAIQANPNIKQNDGY, from the coding sequence ATGAAAAAGAATATAATAACAATAAGTTTAGCTGCGTTGACTGTTTTTGTATCGTTAACGTCTTGCGAAAGAAATTTGGATCAGATTTCATCAGTGAATGAGGCAGAAGAGCAGGCGATGACCAGACCTGAATCATTCAGACAGGCTTTAGATGGAGCTTATACTGCATTTAAAGGAACAGGTTATTACACTAGTGATGCAGGTAACCAGCTTATTATGGGTGACCTTACTACCGATAACCTTATCATTTCAGATGCAGGAAGAAACTCTAATGCTTCAGCTTCCAATTTTGAATTCTCTTCAGATAATTCGCAGACTACAGGATTATTCAGTGCGGCATATGCAGTAGTAAGCAGAGCTAACTTCGTTTTATCTTATTTAAATAACGGAGTATTAACAGGTACTCAAAAAGATAATGTAGAAGCAGAAGCCAGAGCGATCAGAGCAGCGGCTCACTTTGATATCTTAAGAGCGTATTCTGTAATTCCTACACAGAATTCAACAGCACAACACCAATATGGAATTTATTATTCTGAATCTTTTAATCCTTTAAATAATAATTCATCCAGAAGTTTATCAGTAGATGAGTCTTATAAGAAAGTGATTAATGACTTGTTATTTGCTGCTGATAAAATTACACAGAACGATGCTGACAAAGGAAGATTCAGCAAAGCTGCCATATATGGATTATTATCAAGAGTATACCTTTATAAAGGAGAGTATGCCAATACTGTAAAATATGGCCAATTGGCATTAGGACTTTCACCAAGTGTTACAACATTGGATAACTTCAACAGAATCTGGAAAGAAAATGAAGGACTGGCTAAAATTACCGATGGGGTTTTATTCCAGATTTCAAATGCTGCACCTGAGCGTAATACAGTAGGGGTTGCTTACAACCAGCTAATTGACGGGCAGTACAGATCAGAATTTGTTGCAGATTATGCTTTCTTCAACATGTTTTCTAATGATGACGTAAGAAAAACGGCTTACTTCACTACTGCTTTGTACAACAAAAAAATGTACAATCACATTACAAAATATGCAGGTAACGGTGGGCCGGTTAACATCGTTCCAATTAAATATCTGAGAACTGCTGAAGTATTACTTAACGTAGCAGAAGCATCTTACAGATCAGGAGACGAGGGAACAGCTCTTACTTTATTAAACCAGTTGAGAAAAGAAAGATATACTTCATTCACTCCTGGAACAGAAGCTGGAAAAGCTCTTTTAGATGCTATCCTGAAAGAAAGAAGATTAGAGCTTGCTTTTGAAAATGACAGATGGTACACGCTGAAAAGATTAGGACTTTCTGTTCAGAGATCAGGTAAGGGTGATATTGCTGACGGTAACGGTTCAAAAGCACTTGTTCAGACTCTGGATGCAAACAGCTACTTATGGCAATGGCCAATTCCAATCAATGCTATTCAGGCTAATCCTAACATTAAGCAGAATGATGGATATTAA
- a CDS encoding aldehyde dehydrogenase family protein, giving the protein MSTLTEARSATLLQRPEFKSRYDNYINGKFTPPVKGQYFDVVSPVDGKNFTQVAHSSKEDLELAVDAAEKAFQTWKHTSATERSIILNKIADRIEQNLEYLATVETIDNGKAVRETLAADIPLAIDHFRYFASVIRAEEGSHNELDKDTVSLIVHEPLGVIAQIIPWNFPILMATWKLAPALAAGNCVVLKPAESTPVSILILMELIGDLLPAGVINIVNGFGAELGRALVTNPKVSKAAFTGSTATGRMVMQYATENIIPVTLELGGKSPNVFFNSVMDADDEFLDKAIEGAVLFALNQGEICTCPSRLLVQEGIADAFIERVIERVKAIKVGNPLDKTVMMGAQASKIQKEKILSYIQLGKDEGAEVLVGGDANHLGEDLEDGFYIQPTIFKGNNKMRIFQEEIFGPVLAFTTFKDEEEAVKIANDTIYGLGAGVWTRDAHQLYNIPRQIEAGRVWVNQYHSYPAGAPFGGYKQSGIGRENHKMMLDHYRQTKNMLISYNKNKLGFF; this is encoded by the coding sequence ATGAGCACTCTTACAGAAGCAAGATCAGCGACTCTTCTACAGCGTCCTGAGTTTAAAAGCAGATACGATAATTATATTAACGGGAAATTCACTCCACCCGTTAAAGGACAATATTTTGATGTAGTTTCACCTGTTGATGGTAAGAATTTTACCCAGGTGGCCCATTCATCCAAAGAAGACCTGGAACTCGCTGTAGATGCTGCGGAGAAAGCATTCCAGACATGGAAGCATACTTCGGCTACAGAAAGAAGTATCATCCTTAATAAAATTGCAGACAGAATAGAACAGAATTTAGAATATCTGGCCACTGTGGAAACCATTGATAACGGGAAAGCAGTGAGGGAAACATTAGCAGCAGATATTCCGCTGGCTATCGATCATTTCAGGTATTTTGCATCCGTCATCCGTGCAGAAGAAGGATCACACAATGAACTTGATAAAGATACAGTTTCCCTGATCGTTCATGAACCTCTGGGAGTAATAGCGCAAATTATTCCATGGAACTTTCCGATTCTTATGGCCACCTGGAAACTGGCTCCGGCATTAGCTGCAGGAAACTGCGTAGTCTTAAAACCCGCAGAAAGTACTCCTGTTTCTATCCTGATTCTAATGGAGCTGATAGGAGATCTGCTGCCGGCCGGAGTGATTAATATTGTTAATGGCTTTGGTGCAGAATTAGGAAGAGCTCTGGTAACTAACCCTAAAGTATCCAAAGCAGCTTTTACAGGATCTACGGCAACAGGACGCATGGTGATGCAGTATGCCACTGAAAATATTATTCCTGTGACGCTGGAATTAGGAGGGAAATCCCCTAACGTATTTTTCAATTCCGTGATGGATGCTGATGATGAATTCTTAGATAAAGCCATTGAAGGTGCTGTACTTTTTGCCCTTAACCAGGGAGAAATCTGTACATGTCCGTCAAGACTGCTGGTTCAGGAAGGAATAGCAGATGCTTTCATTGAAAGGGTTATTGAAAGGGTAAAAGCAATCAAAGTAGGAAATCCGCTGGATAAAACCGTGATGATGGGAGCGCAGGCTTCAAAAATTCAGAAAGAAAAAATACTTTCTTATATTCAGCTGGGTAAAGATGAAGGAGCTGAAGTATTGGTGGGAGGTGATGCCAACCACCTTGGAGAAGACTTGGAGGATGGTTTCTATATTCAGCCTACGATTTTCAAAGGAAATAATAAAATGAGAATTTTCCAGGAAGAAATTTTCGGTCCTGTACTGGCCTTTACTACCTTTAAAGACGAAGAAGAGGCCGTGAAAATTGCCAATGATACCATTTATGGACTGGGAGCGGGAGTATGGACGAGAGACGCCCATCAGCTGTATAATATTCCACGTCAGATTGAGGCAGGAAGAGTTTGGGTAAACCAATACCACTCATATCCGGCAGGTGCTCCTTTTGGCGGATATAAACAATCCGGAATAGGAAGAGAGAATCATAAAATGATGCTGGATCATTACCGTCAGACCAAAAATATGCTGATCTCGTACAACAAAAACAAGTTAGGTTTCTTTTAA
- a CDS encoding AraC family transcriptional regulator → MNNNSKILLNTPELSKENQLLSLVENQTKFSLNNCEFSIYETHKASSGVRLHFENIAFTAMLRGKKHMKLDNKTNYFDYFPGESILVAPGETMVIDFPEADETPTQCISLSLNPDFIEDSLNYLNYHLPKVDEVSQWNIQLDEYFLFNNQALASATNNIMRIAMDDNSQKDIMADFALKELLIRLMQTQARSIVERNIVKNKSRIGFAVDYIKRNLHQKLSIESIAKLAYVSKSNFFKMFKDELGTSPNDFILQERINKAKELLATQNSIKETAYQTGFSDTNYFTRVFKQLEGITPKSYQNRMLVRE, encoded by the coding sequence ATGAACAACAATAGTAAGATTTTATTAAATACTCCCGAATTAAGCAAGGAAAACCAGCTATTGAGTCTTGTTGAAAACCAGACAAAGTTCAGTTTAAACAATTGTGAGTTCAGTATTTATGAGACTCATAAAGCTTCTTCCGGGGTAAGGCTTCATTTTGAAAATATTGCTTTTACAGCTATGCTGAGAGGTAAAAAACACATGAAACTGGATAACAAGACGAATTATTTTGATTACTTCCCGGGAGAAAGTATCCTTGTGGCACCCGGTGAAACTATGGTTATTGATTTTCCTGAGGCAGATGAAACTCCTACACAATGTATTTCTTTAAGCTTAAACCCTGATTTTATAGAAGATTCTCTTAATTATTTGAATTACCATCTCCCAAAAGTAGATGAAGTATCACAGTGGAATATTCAGCTGGATGAGTATTTTCTTTTTAATAATCAGGCACTGGCTTCTGCAACCAATAATATTATGAGAATAGCCATGGATGATAATTCGCAAAAGGATATTATGGCTGATTTTGCTTTGAAGGAACTTCTTATAAGGCTTATGCAGACACAGGCCAGAAGTATAGTGGAAAGAAATATTGTAAAAAATAAATCGAGAATTGGTTTTGCAGTTGATTATATTAAAAGGAATCTGCATCAGAAATTGTCGATAGAAAGTATTGCCAAGCTTGCCTATGTGAGCAAATCTAATTTCTTTAAGATGTTCAAAGATGAGCTGGGAACTTCTCCTAATGACTTTATTCTGCAGGAAAGAATCAATAAGGCTAAAGAATTGCTGGCTACCCAAAACAGTATAAAAGAAACGGCTTATCAAACCGGATTTTCGGATACGAATTATTTTACCAGGGTTTTTAAACAACTGGAAGGTATAACACCGAAGAGCTATCAGAACAGGATGCTTGTGCGGGAGTAA
- a CDS encoding SusC/RagA family TonB-linked outer membrane protein codes for MNVKLHVLSAGALFFLGQAAYAQKSKNDSILKENKIDEVIVTGYQKKKADEITQAQAVVSGDAIRRNSPTTSIGNSLQGRASGVYVQSATGQPGSTATIMVRGVAGVGGSSEPTYVVNGMYMTAKQFSAINPADVESISVLKDAAATAQYGARGANGVVVVTTKAGKVGKTHYSFESKFGFSEKLKDKNFTMMNARELMNYQNELGYLGVAPRTQKEMDALAFYDHNWQKDLLRPSSIQSYLFSAQGGSRESTFYYSLGYDADNGILKDVDGLKRYTGNFGFTNKLSEKLNVGVNLGIQYQVTENFRDRNNTQNPFAAMYKYAPYEPIYNPDGSYNQKMRAGSNTVEQIRNNRSEDQRLRIPVTLFGEYKITDGLKFKTNFNGLYDWYMNTNWMKKGSNLDLTTNKVPTGSLAKNSFYGFNYTWNNSLNYKKSFGKHNFDFLGFIEYNDNFTETVNASAYGLKSTTLSVPSITTPSDRNTFTGTKIRNTLFSLAGMVNYDYEGKYLATASLRRDASSRFGANNKSGIFWSASAAWNIAKEDFMKGGFINDLKLRASYGTTGNDGSLSDYYNVANVGFDLYGNNAALFPGTYNNTEKVYIVGNQNLKWESNAVTNAGVDFVMWKRRIRGSVEVYQNKRKDFVQLVPLDKQEGSYYQYINAGDMTQKGLEAELSVDVMRKKDFQWTVRANISFQKSTLDKLAEGQTERNLGYTYLKVGESPYAFYSVRFAGVNPDNGNAQYYDKAGNITEKYSASDAVPLTDKSPFPKSFGGFGTTLQYKGFDFSADFTFKLGGYTYNNMYALAVDPTQAKGGRNMAQAAANMWRKPGDTGVFQRVDSNGMRDSDQWIEKSDYLRLRSLTLGYTFDKTLLGEDAPINKLRLFVQGQNLFTVTSFHGEPEISVGSAESASLFVPGSFNLYTYPAVRTIMVGMQLEF; via the coding sequence ATGAATGTGAAGTTACATGTATTAAGTGCTGGAGCTTTGTTTTTTTTAGGACAAGCTGCCTATGCGCAAAAATCTAAGAATGATTCTATTCTGAAGGAGAATAAGATCGATGAGGTAATCGTTACTGGATATCAGAAGAAAAAAGCAGATGAAATTACCCAGGCCCAGGCCGTTGTAAGTGGAGATGCGATCAGAAGAAACTCTCCTACAACATCTATCGGAAACTCTTTACAGGGTAGAGCATCAGGGGTATATGTACAGAGTGCTACAGGGCAGCCAGGTTCTACAGCTACCATTATGGTAAGAGGGGTTGCCGGTGTTGGTGGTTCTTCTGAACCTACTTATGTAGTAAATGGAATGTACATGACTGCTAAACAGTTCAGTGCGATTAACCCTGCAGATGTAGAATCAATTTCCGTTCTTAAAGATGCTGCTGCTACAGCTCAGTATGGTGCAAGAGGAGCAAACGGGGTAGTTGTAGTGACAACTAAAGCCGGAAAAGTTGGAAAAACTCATTATTCGTTTGAAAGTAAGTTTGGTTTCAGTGAAAAGCTGAAGGATAAGAACTTCACGATGATGAATGCCAGAGAGTTAATGAACTACCAGAATGAGTTAGGTTATTTAGGTGTAGCTCCAAGAACTCAAAAGGAAATGGATGCTCTTGCATTTTATGATCACAACTGGCAAAAAGATCTGTTGAGACCTTCAAGCATTCAGTCTTATTTGTTTAGCGCACAGGGAGGATCCAGAGAAAGTACATTCTACTATTCATTAGGATATGATGCAGATAACGGTATTCTTAAAGATGTAGACGGGCTTAAGAGATATACAGGTAACTTCGGATTTACGAATAAACTAAGTGAAAAGTTAAATGTAGGAGTTAACCTTGGTATTCAGTATCAGGTTACAGAAAACTTCAGAGACAGAAACAATACACAGAACCCATTCGCTGCAATGTATAAATACGCTCCTTATGAGCCTATTTACAATCCGGACGGAAGCTACAACCAAAAGATGAGAGCGGGTTCAAACACTGTAGAGCAGATCCGTAATAACAGATCTGAAGATCAGAGACTAAGAATTCCGGTAACTTTATTTGGAGAATATAAGATCACAGACGGACTGAAATTTAAAACGAATTTCAACGGACTTTACGATTGGTATATGAATACCAATTGGATGAAAAAGGGATCTAACCTCGATTTAACAACCAACAAAGTTCCTACAGGTTCATTAGCGAAAAACTCATTCTATGGATTTAACTATACATGGAATAACTCATTAAATTATAAGAAATCATTCGGAAAACATAATTTTGATTTCTTAGGATTTATTGAATATAACGATAACTTCACTGAAACAGTGAATGCAAGTGCTTATGGATTAAAATCCACAACACTTAGCGTTCCGTCTATCACAACTCCTTCAGACAGAAATACATTTACTGGAACTAAAATCAGAAATACCCTTTTCAGTTTAGCTGGTATGGTAAACTATGATTATGAAGGTAAATATTTAGCAACTGCATCATTAAGAAGAGATGCTTCTTCAAGATTTGGAGCTAATAACAAGAGCGGAATCTTCTGGTCTGCAAGTGCTGCTTGGAACATTGCGAAAGAAGATTTCATGAAAGGAGGTTTCATCAACGATTTGAAACTTAGAGCTTCTTACGGAACAACAGGAAATGACGGTTCATTATCTGACTATTACAACGTAGCCAATGTTGGTTTCGATTTATACGGAAATAACGCAGCTTTATTCCCTGGAACTTATAACAACACTGAAAAAGTTTATATTGTTGGTAACCAGAATCTGAAATGGGAATCTAATGCGGTAACTAACGCAGGGGTTGACTTTGTAATGTGGAAGAGAAGAATTCGTGGATCCGTAGAAGTTTATCAAAATAAGAGAAAAGATTTCGTACAATTAGTACCATTAGATAAGCAGGAAGGTTCATACTATCAGTATATCAATGCTGGTGATATGACTCAGAAAGGTCTTGAAGCTGAATTAAGCGTAGATGTGATGAGAAAGAAAGATTTCCAATGGACGGTACGTGCTAATATCTCTTTCCAGAAATCAACTCTTGATAAGCTGGCAGAAGGACAAACTGAAAGAAACCTAGGATATACTTATCTTAAAGTAGGTGAGTCTCCATATGCATTCTATAGCGTTAGATTTGCAGGAGTAAACCCAGATAATGGAAATGCCCAATATTATGATAAAGCAGGAAACATTACAGAAAAATACAGTGCTTCTGATGCTGTTCCTCTTACAGATAAATCTCCTTTCCCAAAAAGCTTTGGAGGTTTCGGAACTACACTTCAATATAAAGGATTCGATTTCAGTGCAGATTTCACATTCAAGTTAGGAGGTTATACCTATAACAACATGTATGCTCTTGCGGTTGACCCTACTCAGGCTAAAGGTGGAAGAAACATGGCACAGGCAGCTGCTAATATGTGGAGAAAACCAGGTGATACTGGAGTATTCCAAAGAGTGGATTCTAATGGTATGCGTGATTCTGATCAGTGGATTGAAAAATCAGATTACTTAAGATTAAGATCTCTTACGTTAGGATATACATTTGATAAAACGTTGCTTGGAGAAGATGCGCCAATTAATAAACTAAGATTGTTTGTACAAGGGCAGAACTTATTTACAGTAACAAGTTTCCACGGAGAACCGGAAATTTCTGTAGGATCTGCTGAATCTGCATCATTATTTGTTCCAGGATCATTTAACCTTTATACTTATCCTGCTGTAAGAACGATCATGGTGGGAATGCAATTAGAATTTTAA
- the adhP gene encoding alcohol dehydrogenase AdhP translates to MIPKTMKAAVVQGFGQPLKIEEVPVREPGRYEVLVKVIACGVCHTDLHAVDGDWPAKPKMPLIPGHEGVGIVVACGPEAFVKEGDAVGVPWLYSACGCCDYCITGWETLCEAQKNGGYSVDGGFAEYVIADSRYVGHLKSDVNFLEIAPILCAGVTVYKGLKETETKPGEWVAISGIGGLGHVAVQYAKAMGMHVAAIDVADDKLDLAKKLGADLVVNAKNTDPGEYLHKEVGGMHGALITAVSPIAFKQGIDVLRRKGTIALNGLPPGSFELPIFETVLKRITVRGSIVGTRKDLQEALDFANEGLVKATVTSAKLEDINDVFDKMKKGQIDGRIVLDIAGSN, encoded by the coding sequence ATGATCCCAAAAACAATGAAAGCTGCTGTAGTTCAAGGCTTCGGGCAGCCCCTGAAAATAGAAGAAGTTCCTGTAAGAGAACCCGGAAGATATGAAGTGCTTGTAAAGGTTATTGCCTGCGGCGTTTGTCACACAGATTTACACGCTGTAGATGGAGATTGGCCTGCCAAACCCAAAATGCCGCTTATTCCAGGGCATGAAGGTGTAGGTATTGTAGTAGCTTGCGGACCTGAAGCTTTTGTAAAAGAGGGGGATGCTGTAGGAGTTCCATGGCTGTACAGCGCGTGTGGCTGTTGCGATTACTGCATTACAGGATGGGAAACTCTTTGTGAAGCTCAGAAAAATGGAGGATACAGTGTAGACGGAGGATTTGCAGAATATGTAATAGCAGATTCGAGATATGTGGGGCACCTAAAATCAGACGTGAATTTTCTTGAGATTGCACCTATATTATGTGCGGGAGTAACCGTTTATAAAGGACTAAAAGAAACTGAAACCAAACCCGGAGAATGGGTTGCCATTTCAGGGATCGGAGGTTTGGGACACGTAGCGGTTCAGTACGCAAAAGCAATGGGTATGCATGTTGCTGCCATTGATGTTGCAGATGATAAACTTGACCTTGCAAAAAAATTAGGGGCAGACCTTGTAGTTAATGCGAAGAATACAGATCCCGGTGAATATCTGCATAAAGAAGTAGGAGGAATGCATGGTGCATTAATCACTGCTGTCTCTCCAATTGCGTTCAAGCAGGGAATAGATGTTTTAAGAAGAAAAGGAACCATTGCTCTCAACGGACTGCCTCCCGGATCATTCGAACTTCCTATTTTTGAAACAGTTTTAAAAAGAATTACCGTAAGAGGATCTATTGTAGGAACCAGAAAAGATTTGCAGGAAGCATTGGATTTTGCCAATGAAGGACTTGTAAAAGCTACCGTAACCTCAGCAAAATTGGAAGATATCAATGATGTATTTGATAAAATGAAAAAAGGCCAGATTGATGGCAGAATAGTATTGGATATTGCAGGCTCAAATTAA